From Leptospira venezuelensis, a single genomic window includes:
- the thrB gene encoding homoserine kinase → MSTPKYKFQIKVPGTSANLGPGFDLLGLAFQIYNEFSFEFGKTSKFERKIKGSSAPVFTDDEDLVLQSYKTYFSVFVSPQIKSSSQPIPYSVTMELGLPLKGGLGSSASAVVAGFSAARFAQEKYFPDTKLPSESEFLYQLALLEGHPDNTTPAYLGGFVFSYFAEEKLYYFKKKFPKNVHCFFLIPELETSTNHSRKCLPDTYPVSDIIFNLSRMSTWWEFLESGEPGLLKRALEDKIHTPYRMNSEYPLLPLVQEIEKSAIGVSLSGSGPAVLIYTRRKDSKRLEKKFSELTKQFSEKSGLRCRLVRLSPDTSGAKISFKKIS, encoded by the coding sequence ATGAGCACTCCAAAATACAAATTCCAAATTAAGGTCCCAGGAACTTCCGCCAATTTAGGTCCTGGTTTCGATCTATTGGGATTGGCATTCCAGATTTATAATGAGTTCAGCTTCGAATTCGGAAAAACTTCAAAGTTCGAGAGAAAGATCAAAGGATCTTCTGCTCCTGTGTTTACAGATGATGAAGATCTAGTTTTACAATCTTATAAAACATATTTTTCAGTATTTGTATCTCCACAAATCAAATCATCCTCTCAGCCCATTCCTTATTCTGTGACTATGGAGCTTGGACTTCCCTTGAAAGGCGGCTTGGGTTCTAGTGCGAGTGCGGTTGTTGCCGGTTTTTCTGCCGCAAGGTTCGCTCAAGAGAAATATTTCCCTGATACCAAACTTCCCAGTGAGTCAGAGTTCTTATACCAATTAGCTTTATTAGAAGGTCATCCTGATAATACAACTCCCGCTTATCTAGGCGGATTCGTTTTCTCTTATTTTGCAGAAGAGAAACTTTATTATTTTAAGAAAAAATTTCCTAAGAATGTTCATTGTTTCTTTCTCATTCCTGAACTGGAGACCTCAACCAATCATTCAAGGAAATGCCTTCCAGATACTTATCCGGTTTCTGATATTATTTTTAATTTGAGTAGAATGTCTACTTGGTGGGAATTTTTAGAATCAGGAGAGCCTGGACTTTTAAAAAGAGCATTGGAAGATAAAATCCATACTCCGTATAGAATGAATTCCGAATATCCACTTTTACCTCTCGTGCAAGAGATAGAAAAGTCCGCTATCGGTGTTTCTCTTTCCGGAAGTGGTCCTGCTGTTCTTATTTATACGAGAAGAAAGGACTCCAAAAGATTGGAGAAAAAATTCTCGGAACTGACAAAACAATTTTCTGAAAAATCAGGGCTAAGGTGCAGACTTGTTCGACTTTCTCCTGATACAAGCGGAGCGAAAATTTCTTTTAAGAAAATTTCTTAA
- a CDS encoding aminotransferase class I/II-fold pyridoxal phosphate-dependent enzyme: MQETQSSKLPFFSELPAFFSRLESQNRIRTLDPPSGLDLCSNDYLGLSTHPEIIQALKEGIDFFGAGSTASRLVRGHRTVFEELENDFSNWVRSEDSLFFANGYSANLGTISCVADPSYVIFCDRKNHASLMDGVRLSGAKKVYYKHSDLNDLESLLKKYSGTKHKMIVTESVFSMDGDKTDIRALIDLKEKYGALLYLDEAHAIGLFGKEGAGISLEENISRTSEIDFRMSTLGKALGLEGAVISTTKDARKFLLHSARTFVFSTGPLPAIAHAGRVAIRLARRMDYERKILEENSEFFRESLHQIGRETGNSNTQIIPILLGSEEEALDLSSRLNRSGFQAKAIRPPTVDISRIRVSLNSKITREDLEKFVQLVREN, translated from the coding sequence GTGCAGGAAACGCAATCCTCGAAACTTCCTTTCTTTTCGGAGCTTCCTGCCTTTTTTTCCAGGTTAGAATCTCAGAATAGGATCCGGACTCTGGATCCTCCTTCTGGCCTGGACCTCTGCTCCAATGATTATTTGGGGCTTTCTACTCATCCTGAAATTATCCAAGCTCTTAAAGAAGGTATCGATTTTTTCGGTGCAGGTTCTACTGCGAGCCGTTTAGTTCGAGGACATAGAACAGTATTCGAGGAATTAGAAAATGATTTTTCGAACTGGGTCCGTTCTGAAGATTCTCTCTTCTTTGCGAATGGATACTCAGCAAATTTAGGAACAATTTCCTGTGTCGCAGATCCTTCTTATGTAATCTTTTGCGACCGTAAAAATCATGCTTCTTTAATGGATGGGGTTCGACTCTCCGGAGCTAAAAAAGTATATTATAAACATTCCGATCTAAACGATTTGGAAAGTTTATTAAAGAAATATTCCGGCACAAAACACAAGATGATCGTCACTGAGTCTGTATTCAGCATGGACGGTGACAAAACTGATATACGTGCATTGATAGATCTAAAAGAAAAATATGGAGCGTTGCTCTATTTAGATGAGGCTCATGCGATTGGACTTTTTGGGAAAGAAGGAGCTGGAATTTCTTTAGAAGAAAATATCTCTCGGACTTCTGAAATTGATTTTAGGATGTCCACTTTAGGAAAGGCCTTAGGATTAGAAGGTGCAGTTATCTCCACAACTAAGGATGCCAGAAAATTTTTACTTCATTCTGCTCGTACTTTTGTGTTCTCAACTGGCCCACTTCCGGCTATTGCTCATGCGGGCAGGGTAGCAATTCGTCTAGCAAGGCGCATGGACTATGAAAGAAAAATACTAGAAGAAAATTCTGAATTCTTTCGTGAATCCTTACATCAAATCGGAAGAGAGACAGGCAATTCAAACACTCAAATTATTCCCATACTTTTAGGTTCGGAAGAAGAAGCATTGGATCTTTCTTCTCGTTTGAACCGAAGCGGGTTCCAAGCTAAGGCAATCCGCCCTCCAACTGTTGATATTTCTAGAATTAGAGTGTCTCTCAATTCTAAGATTACTAGAGAAGATCTAGAAAAGTTTGTTCAATTGGTTCGGGAGAATTAA
- a CDS encoding malate dehydrogenase, giving the protein MAKTVKVAVTGAAGQIGYSLLFRIASGQMFGADTPVEIQMLELEAALPAAKGVIMELEDCAFPLLQKVSVSADLDVAFKDINWALLVGSVPRKAGMERSDLLKINGGIFVNQGKAIEKNASSDVRVLVVGNPCNTNCLIAMNNAKGVPTDRWFAMTKLDENRAKSQLAIKSGNLVKDVTNVAIWGNHSSTQYPDFYNAKIGGKVATDVIKDHDWLKGDFIKNVQQRGAEIIKARGASSAASAANGVVDTVRQIITPTPAGDWFSVAVTSDGSYGADKGLIFGYPVKSDGTKVEIVKGLELNDFAKEKFNITHDELKSERDEVKGML; this is encoded by the coding sequence ATGGCAAAAACAGTTAAGGTAGCAGTTACGGGTGCCGCTGGGCAGATCGGATATTCGTTATTATTTAGGATTGCATCCGGTCAAATGTTCGGAGCGGACACTCCTGTAGAGATCCAAATGTTGGAACTTGAGGCGGCTCTGCCTGCGGCTAAAGGTGTGATCATGGAATTGGAAGACTGCGCCTTTCCTCTTTTGCAAAAAGTAAGTGTTTCCGCTGATCTGGATGTAGCTTTTAAAGATATCAATTGGGCGCTTTTAGTAGGTTCCGTTCCAAGAAAAGCAGGAATGGAAAGAAGTGACCTTCTTAAAATTAACGGTGGGATTTTCGTAAACCAAGGAAAAGCAATCGAAAAGAACGCTTCTTCCGATGTTAGAGTTCTTGTTGTAGGGAACCCTTGTAATACGAACTGTTTGATTGCTATGAATAATGCTAAAGGAGTTCCTACTGATCGTTGGTTTGCAATGACCAAATTAGATGAGAATCGTGCGAAATCCCAACTTGCTATCAAGTCTGGAAATTTAGTAAAAGACGTAACCAATGTTGCGATCTGGGGAAACCACTCTTCTACTCAATACCCAGACTTTTATAATGCTAAGATCGGTGGAAAAGTTGCGACTGACGTGATTAAAGATCATGACTGGTTAAAAGGCGATTTCATTAAGAATGTTCAACAACGTGGAGCTGAGATCATCAAAGCAAGGGGAGCTTCTTCTGCAGCATCTGCTGCTAATGGAGTTGTAGACACTGTTCGTCAAATCATCACTCCTACTCCAGCTGGAGATTGGTTCAGCGTAGCTGTGACTTCTGACGGATCATACGGTGCGGATAAAGGACTTATCTTCGGATACCCTGTTAAATCTGACGGAACTAAAGTTGAGATCGTTAAAGGATTAGAATTGAACGACTTTGCAAAAGAGAAATTCAATATCACTCACGACGAACTTAAATCTGAAAGAGACGAAGTAAAAGGGATGTTATAA
- a CDS encoding GDSL-type esterase/lipase family protein, which translates to MKTLGICFFLLSLISCSVFQTRTIYDYYNPDFKCVDKVGIRDSDDWETYQKLYSEAVLLYTNENEKLKKANIVFVGNSLIAAIPPDLIQADFPGSVNRGIAGDMTELLLGRLDSTVLNLKPSTIIIEIGGNDIRDGKCLDYIEGIHKLLIQKIRTSLPNTKVLILGIPPVLSRNVNSVSPIVNAWLLRIANENQNVQFLDIWPEFRQKGIPFLREELALSYGEKKDPIHINRDAYIIWLRKIKSLLR; encoded by the coding sequence ATGAAAACATTAGGGATTTGTTTTTTTCTTCTATCCCTAATTTCGTGTTCTGTTTTCCAAACAAGAACAATATACGATTATTATAATCCAGATTTCAAATGTGTGGACAAAGTCGGGATCCGAGATTCGGACGATTGGGAAACCTACCAAAAATTATACTCGGAAGCAGTTCTTCTTTATACAAATGAGAACGAAAAATTAAAGAAAGCGAATATAGTTTTTGTAGGAAACAGTCTAATCGCTGCTATTCCTCCTGATCTGATCCAGGCAGATTTTCCGGGTTCTGTGAATCGCGGTATTGCCGGGGACATGACGGAATTACTTTTGGGTCGCCTGGACTCCACAGTCCTGAATCTAAAACCTTCTACTATTATTATAGAGATCGGCGGAAATGATATCCGGGATGGGAAATGCCTGGATTATATTGAAGGGATCCATAAGCTTCTGATCCAAAAGATCAGAACAAGCTTACCGAATACAAAGGTGCTAATCCTTGGAATTCCTCCTGTATTGAGCCGAAACGTAAATTCTGTATCTCCAATCGTAAATGCTTGGCTTTTACGGATCGCAAATGAAAACCAAAACGTTCAATTTTTAGATATTTGGCCAGAGTTCCGACAAAAAGGGATCCCTTTTCTCCGAGAAGAATTAGCGCTCTCTTACGGTGAGAAAAAAGATCCGATCCATATCAACAGAGACGCCTATATTATCTGGCTTCGCAAAATTAAATCCCTACTAAGATAA
- the serB gene encoding phosphoserine phosphatase SerB, which produces MERRSEVSKDFVCDVWKTDLSLPREELVYLRQELQRFRKIDLIQISSFLSNGALFCFDMDSTLIREEVIDELARYAGVYEEVAHVTKEAMEGNLNFHEALQKRCSYLKDLPVSVFDELYFKLHPNHGVPELFQGLKEKNAKTAVFSGGFTDILERFKQEYSIDEVRANYLDRAGDKLLGTVSGTVVDKNIKRDSLLELQSRFQMSNENIVAVGDGANDQLMLEASGIGIGFHAKEGLKSKISNWIDFASMDVLLYLFSE; this is translated from the coding sequence ATCGAAAGAAGATCCGAAGTTTCCAAAGACTTCGTATGTGATGTATGGAAAACGGATCTTTCTCTTCCAAGAGAAGAATTAGTTTATCTCAGACAAGAATTACAAAGATTCCGTAAGATTGATCTTATTCAAATTTCTTCTTTTTTAAGCAACGGAGCCTTATTCTGCTTTGATATGGATTCTACTTTAATCCGAGAAGAAGTCATCGACGAACTGGCAAGATATGCAGGTGTCTACGAAGAAGTCGCTCATGTCACCAAGGAAGCTATGGAAGGAAATCTTAACTTTCATGAGGCCCTTCAAAAAAGATGTTCTTATCTGAAAGATCTTCCAGTTTCTGTGTTTGATGAATTATACTTTAAATTACATCCAAATCATGGTGTTCCTGAATTATTCCAAGGATTAAAGGAGAAAAACGCGAAGACCGCAGTATTCAGCGGTGGATTTACAGATATCTTAGAAAGATTTAAGCAAGAGTATTCTATCGACGAAGTTCGTGCGAATTATCTGGATAGAGCAGGGGACAAACTTTTAGGAACAGTCTCCGGAACAGTTGTAGATAAAAATATCAAAAGAGATTCTCTTTTGGAACTTCAGTCACGTTTTCAAATGAGCAACGAGAATATAGTCGCCGTAGGTGATGGCGCAAACGACCAACTCATGTTAGAAGCCTCCGGTATCGGAATCGGATTTCATGCGAAAGAAGGTCTTAAATCCAAAATTTCTAACTGGATAGACTTCGCTTCTATGGACGTTCTTTTATATTTATTTAGTGAATAA
- the bioB gene encoding biotin synthase BioB: MKVSLETPPVTEEKVFSEVPSIIDREETHAILSGQIPLTEALDKAFKVREKYFGKTVRIHVLDNIKNGHCPEDCGYCAQRKNAGSGVQEYSMKSPEEIFQDAVQAKENGAYRFCMVTAGTGPNSLATEKLAFTIEKISKELGLKVCLSAGLLDREKAERLKAAGLDRYNHNLNTSKAHYPEICDTHTYEQRVETITHLMKAGVGMCSGVIVGMGESLWDLTDVIFEIKNLKVISIPVNFFIPVAGHAIKNPQSLTPEFCLRTLIAFRLVNPDSEVRIAAGREGHLRGLQGMALYAANSLFASGYLNVKGSDAADTIRMILDSGFYPEFSSGMGEEIDWESALGKDHPYAPENFPELYKYRKSLK, from the coding sequence ATGAAAGTTAGTCTAGAAACTCCCCCAGTCACTGAAGAAAAAGTATTTTCAGAGGTGCCAAGTATTATTGATCGGGAGGAAACACATGCCATTCTAAGTGGTCAGATCCCTTTGACAGAGGCTTTGGACAAGGCGTTCAAAGTTCGTGAGAAATACTTCGGTAAAACAGTCCGAATCCATGTTCTAGATAATATTAAGAATGGGCATTGTCCGGAAGATTGTGGTTATTGCGCTCAAAGAAAGAACGCAGGATCAGGAGTCCAGGAATACTCGATGAAATCTCCTGAAGAGATTTTCCAAGATGCTGTCCAAGCCAAGGAGAATGGTGCTTACCGTTTTTGTATGGTTACTGCTGGAACTGGACCTAATTCTTTAGCTACTGAAAAGCTTGCATTCACCATCGAAAAGATCAGTAAAGAATTGGGACTGAAAGTATGTTTGTCCGCTGGTCTATTAGACAGAGAGAAAGCAGAACGTTTAAAAGCTGCCGGTCTAGATAGATACAATCATAATCTGAATACTTCTAAGGCACACTATCCAGAAATCTGTGACACTCATACCTACGAGCAAAGAGTGGAGACAATCACTCATTTGATGAAAGCAGGAGTGGGAATGTGTTCTGGGGTGATTGTTGGAATGGGAGAGTCTCTTTGGGATCTAACAGATGTTATATTCGAGATCAAAAATCTAAAAGTTATCTCTATCCCAGTGAATTTTTTCATCCCAGTCGCAGGACATGCGATTAAAAACCCTCAAAGTCTAACCCCTGAATTTTGCCTCAGAACGCTGATTGCGTTTCGTTTAGTGAATCCTGACTCTGAGGTCCGGATTGCAGCAGGAAGAGAAGGACATCTAAGAGGACTGCAAGGAATGGCTTTATACGCCGCTAATTCCTTATTTGCAAGTGGGTATTTAAACGTCAAAGGTTCGGACGCAGCAGACACGATCAGAATGATTTTGGACTCTGGATTTTATCCTGAATTCTCATCCGGTATGGGAGAAGAAATCGATTGGGAATCCGCTCTTGGTAAAGACCATCCTTATGCTCCTGAAAATTTCCCGGAACTTTACAAATATCGAAAATCCTTGAAATAG
- the bioA gene encoding adenosylmethionine--8-amino-7-oxononanoate transaminase — protein MIWHPYTIQLDSDPPLKIVSAKGEFLYDENGKEYIDAISSWWVSIHGHNHPKLVEAVKNQLDFLDHVLLAGFTHPPALELAHELLEFTDWNFHKVVYSDNGSTALEIMLKIALQYFRNQGREKKKVFINFSYSYHGDTIGAMSVGGDSVFNRVFQSLLFQTKNFPSPACHDCPVSKSPHSCAEDCLDELEAYLSAHSEEVVGVVMEPLIAGAGGMLFHKPSVLTRLREITERHDVLLLLDEVFTGFGRTGANFAYQKAGIRPDMVALAKGLTAGILPLAVTLVREEIYREFLSSEPLKAFYHGHTMTGYPPGCASALASLRIYKEENRLADVKQLESYLEEGWAKLRAEFPDKIKNTRVLGSVGVGELFTGNTSPGYVNPFAREFRRICQERGVILRPLGNVIYITPPYNISKSSLDKVFQAIREGLSAYKIQD, from the coding sequence TTGATTTGGCATCCATATACAATCCAACTAGATTCTGATCCTCCTTTAAAGATTGTTTCAGCAAAGGGAGAATTTCTATATGATGAGAACGGAAAAGAATATATAGACGCGATTTCTTCCTGGTGGGTCAGTATTCACGGCCATAATCATCCAAAACTTGTAGAAGCTGTCAAAAATCAGCTAGACTTCTTGGATCATGTGCTCCTCGCAGGTTTTACACATCCTCCTGCATTGGAACTCGCTCATGAACTTTTAGAATTCACTGATTGGAATTTTCATAAAGTAGTCTATTCGGATAACGGTTCGACTGCACTTGAGATCATGCTGAAGATCGCTCTTCAGTATTTTAGGAACCAAGGTCGAGAAAAGAAAAAGGTATTTATCAACTTCTCCTATTCCTATCATGGGGACACAATCGGTGCAATGAGTGTTGGAGGAGATTCTGTGTTCAATAGAGTCTTCCAAAGTCTTTTGTTCCAGACTAAAAATTTTCCTTCTCCTGCCTGTCATGATTGTCCAGTTTCCAAATCTCCACATTCCTGCGCAGAAGATTGTTTGGATGAATTAGAAGCATACCTGTCAGCTCACTCCGAAGAAGTAGTAGGAGTAGTAATGGAACCATTGATTGCTGGTGCGGGAGGGATGTTATTTCATAAGCCAAGTGTTCTTACAAGGCTTAGAGAAATTACAGAACGTCATGATGTTCTACTTCTTTTGGACGAAGTATTTACTGGTTTTGGAAGAACGGGTGCAAACTTTGCCTACCAAAAGGCGGGTATTCGTCCAGATATGGTGGCTCTTGCAAAAGGACTTACTGCGGGAATTCTTCCTTTAGCTGTAACTCTTGTTCGGGAAGAAATTTATAGAGAGTTTTTATCCTCTGAACCTTTGAAAGCATTCTACCATGGCCATACTATGACTGGATATCCTCCAGGTTGTGCTTCTGCCCTTGCTTCATTAAGAATTTATAAAGAAGAAAATAGACTCGCAGATGTAAAACAATTGGAGTCTTATTTGGAAGAAGGCTGGGCAAAACTAAGAGCAGAATTTCCTGATAAAATCAAGAACACAAGAGTGCTCGGTTCAGTAGGTGTAGGCGAACTTTTTACAGGAAATACCAGTCCAGGTTATGTGAATCCATTCGCAAGAGAATTCCGCAGGATCTGCCAGGAGAGAGGAGTCATCTTAAGGCCACTTGGCAATGTGATATACATCACTCCTCCCTATAATATTTCTAAATCTTCTTTGGATAAAGTATTCCAAGCGATTCGTGAAGGTCTTTCCGCTTACAAAATACAAGACTGA
- a CDS encoding DsbA family protein, translating to MSEETSSTLLDRVFGPKFKEALPWIFLGYFLISIALIVKLSLPEHYMRVGTFGFYTISDIKKDNPGAYRKYLQENNQQMYRMFSQLASQEILKKEAAAKGVPVEELTKFGRGYEPVQDEVIAAYNQFKNEPGLKGKSFASVHGEIVKYLKAVQADRERQSFFGRMREEYNTEIIGPELPPPTRVVIDASENPTLGPADAKVTIVEFSDFECPYCAMSQTTTKALREQYKDKIKWVFRDFPMDFHRNAMFAHVAANCAIPQGKYWQYNSLLFENGRKLEKGNVIRLAQQAGLDMGAFNRCIADEDKIKSEIEADMQAGQGYGVNGTPAFFINGILVEGNMPIQNFTKIIDEELKNN from the coding sequence ATGTCTGAAGAAACTTCTTCCACTCTCTTAGATCGAGTTTTCGGTCCAAAATTCAAGGAGGCGCTTCCTTGGATCTTTTTAGGTTATTTTTTAATATCTATCGCGCTTATCGTAAAACTTTCCCTCCCAGAACATTATATGAGAGTTGGAACTTTTGGATTCTACACCATCTCTGATATAAAAAAGGATAACCCAGGAGCTTATCGTAAATATCTGCAGGAAAATAACCAGCAGATGTACAGAATGTTCTCTCAACTTGCTTCCCAAGAAATTCTCAAAAAAGAAGCAGCTGCTAAAGGAGTTCCTGTAGAAGAGCTGACTAAGTTTGGAAGGGGATACGAACCAGTCCAAGACGAAGTGATTGCAGCTTATAATCAATTTAAAAACGAGCCTGGTTTAAAGGGAAAATCTTTCGCTTCTGTTCATGGTGAGATTGTAAAATATTTAAAAGCAGTACAAGCTGATAGAGAAAGACAATCATTCTTTGGAAGAATGAGAGAAGAATATAATACAGAGATTATCGGACCTGAACTTCCTCCTCCGACTAGAGTTGTGATTGATGCCAGCGAGAATCCTACTCTTGGGCCTGCTGATGCGAAAGTTACTATCGTAGAATTTTCAGATTTCGAATGCCCTTATTGCGCAATGAGCCAAACCACAACTAAGGCTCTAAGGGAACAATATAAAGATAAAATTAAATGGGTCTTTAGAGACTTTCCTATGGATTTCCATCGAAATGCAATGTTCGCTCACGTAGCTGCAAACTGTGCGATCCCTCAAGGAAAATACTGGCAGTACAATAGCCTTCTTTTTGAGAACGGAAGAAAATTAGAAAAAGGGAATGTGATCAGACTTGCTCAACAAGCAGGTTTAGATATGGGAGCATTCAATCGTTGTATTGCTGACGAAGATAAGATCAAAAGCGAGATCGAAGCGGATATGCAGGCAGGACAAGGTTATGGTGTTAACGGAACTCCTGCGTTCTTCATTAACGGTATTTTAGTGGAAGGCAATATGCCGATCCAAAATTTCACAAAGATCATCGACGAAGAGCTGAAAAATAACTAA
- a CDS encoding sodium:solute symporter family transporter has protein sequence MHFAWSDALVLFFYFGIVLYSGYKSGRNSSESKEFFLANRSISWVPLSLSIVATETSALTFLSVPGIAYSGNFTFLQVVFGYILGRTVVALVLIPLTYHHNFLSVYEWVGTRFGRKSQKTMSGLFSVTRILGDGVRLYASTLPVAMLLELGLPKILPYSFSQYSIGVWTLAIVTLITVLYTMQGGFRSVVWVDTLQYFVYVFGGVFALVLLYQSSPEPLTIISSAWEGNKLKFLEWENSSATYFLPWAVLGGALLSLGTHGADQMFIQRSLAARNVKDAQKAMVGSGIAVFFQMILFLAIGTFLYYKFNGQTIAQDKVFSKFLIEEVPAPFLGLLLSGILASTMSTLSSSINSLSLTAKADFGWNLGGQKLSSLFFGILLFFSSFFFFSLPENYTKGLLELGLKISSFTVGSMVAVFLSEVIPFLRKRITVSDLGLALALAGSILITGISGTLKNYNFTVLVPLGMILFWSFALIAGFIFPNRKQ, from the coding sequence ATGCATTTTGCTTGGTCCGATGCTTTGGTTCTATTTTTTTATTTTGGGATCGTTCTTTATTCTGGTTATAAATCCGGACGTAATAGTTCAGAATCCAAGGAATTCTTCTTAGCGAACAGATCTATCTCTTGGGTTCCACTTTCACTTTCCATTGTAGCGACGGAAACCTCTGCATTGACCTTTCTTTCCGTTCCTGGAATTGCTTATTCAGGAAACTTTACTTTCTTACAGGTTGTTTTTGGATATATTTTAGGAAGAACAGTCGTTGCATTAGTTCTCATCCCGCTCACCTATCATCATAATTTTCTTTCAGTTTACGAATGGGTCGGAACCAGATTCGGGAGAAAGTCCCAAAAAACAATGTCAGGTTTGTTTTCAGTCACTCGAATTTTGGGAGATGGAGTTCGACTTTATGCATCCACACTTCCTGTAGCAATGTTATTAGAGCTAGGACTCCCAAAAATTCTACCCTATTCGTTTAGTCAATATTCGATCGGAGTTTGGACATTAGCAATAGTAACCTTGATCACTGTTTTATATACAATGCAAGGTGGGTTCAGATCCGTTGTTTGGGTCGATACATTACAATATTTTGTATATGTGTTTGGAGGAGTATTCGCTCTCGTTCTACTCTACCAATCGAGTCCAGAACCTTTAACAATTATTTCCTCCGCTTGGGAAGGAAATAAACTTAAGTTTTTAGAATGGGAAAATAGTTCAGCGACCTACTTCTTGCCTTGGGCTGTCTTGGGAGGAGCGTTACTTAGTCTAGGAACTCATGGCGCAGACCAAATGTTTATCCAAAGATCCTTAGCCGCACGAAACGTAAAGGATGCTCAAAAGGCAATGGTCGGCTCCGGGATTGCGGTCTTCTTCCAAATGATTTTATTCCTGGCGATTGGAACGTTCTTATACTATAAGTTTAATGGACAGACAATCGCTCAAGACAAGGTATTTTCCAAATTTTTAATAGAAGAAGTTCCAGCACCATTTTTAGGACTTCTACTTTCTGGAATCTTAGCATCCACAATGTCTACATTATCCAGTTCTATAAACTCCCTATCTTTAACAGCGAAAGCAGACTTCGGATGGAATTTGGGAGGACAGAAACTTTCTTCCCTATTCTTTGGGATTTTACTTTTTTTTAGTTCCTTCTTCTTTTTTTCCCTACCCGAAAATTATACCAAAGGACTCCTGGAATTGGGATTAAAAATCTCATCTTTCACAGTCGGATCGATGGTTGCTGTGTTCCTATCCGAAGTAATCCCGTTCTTGCGAAAAAGAATCACTGTTTCTGATTTGGGTTTAGCCTTAGCGCTCGCAGGTTCTATCTTAATAACTGGAATTTCAGGAACCTTGAAGAACTATAATTTCACAGTTCTAGTTCCACTTGGAATGATCTTGTTCTGGAGTTTCGCTTTAATAGCAGGATTTATCTTCCCGAATCGGAAACAATAG
- the bioD gene encoding dethiobiotin synthase, which translates to MSIFVTGTGTDVGKTFFCSLVMAKYAEELGLKYLKPIQTGTDSDRVKIMNLTGLNESYFLKNYYTFELPASPHLASEMENTTVDTDELSRHLFSVKYAKILVEGAGGLYVPLNRYYFTIDLVEQAKIPLVLVASTELGTINHTLLSLETLRKREIKVLGVYFIGPENPLRSDNIRTIIEAAEIGLLGTFLLPERKLSRKEFLDKVVKEFDPDRILPDILFP; encoded by the coding sequence TTGTCCATCTTTGTAACCGGAACCGGGACCGATGTCGGTAAAACATTTTTTTGCTCACTTGTAATGGCAAAGTATGCAGAAGAACTTGGGCTAAAATATCTGAAGCCAATACAAACCGGAACAGATTCAGATAGAGTTAAGATCATGAATCTAACCGGCTTAAATGAGTCTTACTTCTTAAAAAATTATTATACATTCGAACTTCCCGCTTCTCCGCATCTTGCTTCCGAAATGGAAAATACAACGGTAGATACTGACGAATTATCAAGACATCTATTCAGTGTTAAGTATGCTAAAATATTGGTAGAAGGTGCCGGAGGTCTATATGTTCCTCTGAACCGTTATTATTTTACCATAGACTTAGTGGAGCAGGCAAAAATCCCATTGGTATTGGTAGCTTCTACTGAACTTGGGACGATCAATCATACTTTATTGTCGCTTGAGACGCTTAGAAAAAGGGAGATCAAGGTTTTAGGAGTCTATTTTATAGGTCCTGAAAATCCACTTCGTTCGGATAATATTAGGACAATCATTGAGGCTGCTGAAATCGGACTTTTAGGAACCTTTCTTCTTCCGGAAAGAAAGTTGTCTAGAAAAGAATTCTTAGATAAGGTTGTAAAGGAATTCGATCCGGATAGGATCCTTCCGGACATACTTTTCCCTTGA